The DNA segment CCTGGGATCAGCCGGAAAATCTCGGCCTGCGCGCCATATTTCAGTTTCGTCTGAAAGCCGACTATGTTGTAGAGCGTGCCGAGCGCATTGTCCTGGCGTAGCTGTACGACCGCATAGGCCTTGACGCCGGGGTTATGGGCATTTGTCAGGCCCATCGGCTTCATCGGCCCGTGGCGCAACGTCTCGCGCCCGCGCTCGGCCATGACCTCGATCGGCAGGCAGCCGTCGAAATAGGGCGTGCCTTCCCATTCCTTGAAACCAACGGCGTCGCCGGCGATCAGCGCGTCGACGAAGGCGTTATATTGGGCTTCGTCCATCGGGCAGTTGATGTAGTCCTTGCCCGTGCCGCCCGGTCCCACCTTGTCGTAGCGGGATTGGTGCCAGCAAATGTCCATGTTGATGCTGTCGCGGTAGACGATCGGCGCGATGGCGTCGAAAAAGGCAAGTGCGTCCGCGCCCGTCTCTGCCTGGATGGCACTGGCAAGCCCCGGCGCGGTCAGAGGCCCGGTGGCGATGATCGCCCGACCCCACTCCGTCGGGGGCAGGCCCTGGACTTCCTCGCGAACGACCGTGATCAGAGGGTGGTTTTCGATCGCCTGCGTTACCGCCTCCGAAAATCCGTCGCGATCTACCGCCAACGCGCCGCCGGCGGGAACCTGATGCTTATCGGCGCAAGCCATGATCAGCGAGCCGGCCAGGCGCATTTCCGCATGGATGACGCCGACCGCATTGCTGGTCGCATCGTCTGAGCGGAAGGAGTTGGAACAGACGAGTTCGGCCAGACCGTCGGTCTTGTGCGCCTCGGTGCCACGCACGCCACGCATTTCATGCAGGATGACGGGCACGCCGGCGCTGGCGATCTGCCAAGCGGCTTCGGAGCCGGCAAGGCCGCCGCCGATGACATGGATGGGAGAAATGGAGTTGGTATTTGTCATGCGCGCGTCATTACCACGGGCAGGCCGGCGATCCAATTGCTTTACGCGGAAGCCGGAATCAAAAACGGCGCCGAAGAGCGCCGTTTTGAAGCAGTCCACTCAGTCCGTTGCGATTAACGGAAAGAGCGGGAAGCGATGTTGCGGATTTCGTAGCGGCTAACGCCGATATCCGACAGGGTCTGGCTGGAGAGGTTGCCGAGCTCGTTCAGGGTGCGGCGATAGCTAATCCAGTTCTTGGCAATACGAAGCGGGTTCATTTTCTTGTCCTCAGTCATCTAGTTGCGAGCGGCACGATTGCCGCCTCAGCGCTTGATATTCATATAGGCGCGAGAACGAATATTTTGCAGTGCAAATAAAAAGCGTCTGCTATGCATTTGTGCAATATGACGCCCAAAAAGCCATCACTGCCCAAATTTTATATGACATGTTAGAGCGTATGACTTGAAGCGTGGCAGTGATTGCTTGCGAGGGCAAACGGCGTGCACAAATGACGCGCAAAAAAGAACGCCCGCCGCGGTTGTCCGCAACGGGCGTTGTGTAGGCTGTCGCTATTTTAGCGAAGCCAATCCGGCAGTTAGCGGCCGGTGGCTTCGCGAGCTACGCGATGGATGTCCGAACGGTCGATGCCGAGGTCGTGCAGTTCGCGAGTGCTCATGCGGCCGAGTTCGGTAACGGTCTGACGGTACTTGCGCCAGTTGTTGAAAGAGCGGGTCAGGTTCATTTTATATCCCTTTCGAGGATTTGGAGATCTCGTCGGTTCCGCGATTGGTTCCGTCCTCGATCTGATGAATGCGAATATATGCTGCACTGCGAAAATCAAAAAGAGCGATTGCTACATGCCACCTATGCGCAAGATGCAAT comes from the Rhizobium sp. NXC24 genome and includes:
- a CDS encoding DUF1127 domain-containing protein — encoded protein: MNPLRIAKNWISYRRTLNELGNLSSQTLSDIGVSRYEIRNIASRSFR
- a CDS encoding DUF1127 domain-containing protein: MNLTRSFNNWRKYRQTVTELGRMSTRELHDLGIDRSDIHRVAREATGR
- the trmFO gene encoding methylenetetrahydrofolate--tRNA-(uracil(54)-C(5))-methyltransferase (FADH(2)-oxidizing) TrmFO; this translates as MTNTNSISPIHVIGGGLAGSEAAWQIASAGVPVILHEMRGVRGTEAHKTDGLAELVCSNSFRSDDATSNAVGVIHAEMRLAGSLIMACADKHQVPAGGALAVDRDGFSEAVTQAIENHPLITVVREEVQGLPPTEWGRAIIATGPLTAPGLASAIQAETGADALAFFDAIAPIVYRDSINMDICWHQSRYDKVGPGGTGKDYINCPMDEAQYNAFVDALIAGDAVGFKEWEGTPYFDGCLPIEVMAERGRETLRHGPMKPMGLTNAHNPGVKAYAVVQLRQDNALGTLYNIVGFQTKLKYGAQAEIFRLIPGLENAEFARLGGLHRNTYINSPTLLDRSLSLKSRRGLRFAGQITGCEGYVESASIGLLAGRFAAAEHRGESPSLPPDTTALGSLLNHITGGHIVSDEEPGKRSFQPMNINFGLFPELEPGSIVKPEGVKRFRGKDKTIMKRQLIAKRALADCAAWLGVQAPAIIKSA